The Malus sylvestris chromosome 14, drMalSylv7.2, whole genome shotgun sequence genome segment cgagaaatgataagattaggaatgaggatatccgcggtaaagtaggagtagccgaaattgaaggaaagatgagagaaaatcggttacggtggtttggacatgtgcaaagaaggcctactgacgctccgattagaagatacgactatgggacagaggttcagggccgaaggggtagaggaagacctaggaaaactttggaagagactctaagaaaagacttagagtacttggatctaacgaaggacatgacacaggatcgagcacaatggcgttctaagattcatatagccgatcccactcagtgacttggattttccaagtctccaaccgagaagttttcctcactcgggaaattaagggaacactaccccaacctacatgctccactcagaaagcttcaacatacaagcttcaacaaaagaaatttcaaagaacttagcgaagaaggctttggtgtatttaacacaatacgttgaaatgaaggaaaacttatttattgatatccccgataagctacaaatatgtacatatacatgagtcaaaataaacacacaagagggagccttcacaaaggttgcttaggagaagtctcagcagtcggtagagccccagaaagagaaggcaccggagggggatcatttggagcctcagtactagacagaaccctagaaggaggaggcatcagaggttgatcatttggagcttcattacgcggtacagccccagaagacgaaggcaataaatgcctttggaacaaacccacaaatctctgatgatcaagtaaaacctgaccatcagtttccttcatctggtcaagcttcctcttcatgtttgtagcatagtcatgtgcgagccggtgcaactgtttattctcatgcttgagccccctaatctcctgtttgagactcatcacttcagccgccaatgattcaacttggcgggttcgagcaaataggcgttgggccatattagacacagaacctgcacactgaacactgagagccagcgaatccttaacagctaactcatcagaccgtttggaaagtagtctgttatctttgggagtgagaaggttcctggccaccaccgcagcggtcatatcattcttcatcacggaatccccaacggtaagaggaccagtaggggagacgaaggatgggcgccatatgttgtctggagaaggcggggctgcctcttcaacaaggttcaagtcaaaacgacggtcggaggggccagacattttcaaaggtgttgaagagagaagaggtcggacaaatcaagatcttagaagtgcaagaatgaagcttctactggtggagattcaagtgtgctttggaacttaatgccagcccctataaaaataggcactcgatggagcttcagaaatcgaagaggcgtttgctttctcaaaagctgggctgcttagagatcacgagggttgatctcagaaatcgaagaggcgtttgctttctcaaaagttgggctgctcaaagaccacgaaggccgatatcagaaatcgaagaggcgctcgctttctcaaaagctgggctccccagagaccacgagggccgatctcagaaatcgaagaggcacctacttttccagccttgtcagcacctgtcacacgcacactcagctttgcggaaattatgggcattctgtcaaagacttctggggaagtagaaaacacatgaatcttactgttcaatcacccacttcccacacgcaacaatagctcatgggtaccacagataactttgccaaagttctctgccaaagttgagcacgtgaagcttgcagctcccactacatcgctctgaccaagaagggtaaaagaatagcaaagaaacagcactaacaaagtttagacccataaattttgaaggtctagctaccatattattacccacaagggtaaaggaacagtaccactgctggataattggaaagtccctgtgtgtcaacctctgtgcttcgtggcaaggtagactagcaaacatgtccaacctttactcacattcgagaaaacactcctaataagattgcttgctccaaaatcgaagaggcaccgtcctctgaatctcaagagccagactcccaacatgactactttcttaaaaatcgaagagagggtaaaggaacagtaccattgctggataattggaaagtccctgtgtgtcaacctctgtgcttcgtggcaaggtagactaacaaacatgcccaacctttactcacattcgagaaaacactcccaacaagattgtttgctccaaaatcgaagaggcaccgccctccgaatctcgagagccagactcccaacatgattactttctcaaaaatcgaagagacactgctccccgaatctcgagagccagacccccagcatgattgctttctcaaaaatcgatgaggcatcgttctccgaatcaatcgaagaggcgctcgctttctcaaaagctgggctgctcagagaccacgagggccgatctcagaattcgaagaggcacctacttttctagccttgtcagcacctgtcacacgcacactcagctttgcagaaattatgggcattctgtcgaagacttctggtgaagtagaaagcacatgaatcttactgttcaatcacccacttcccacacgcaacaatagctcatgggtaccacagataactttgccaaagttctctgccaaagttgagcacgtgaagcttgcagctcagCTCCCActacctttgtgcttcgtggcaaggtagactagcaaacatgcccaacctttactcacattcgagacaacactcccaacaagtttgcttgctccaaaatcgaagaggcaccgccctccgaatctcgagagccagactcccaacatgattactttctcaaaaatcgaagagacactgctccccgaatctcgagagtcagacccccagcatgattgctttctcaaaaatcgaagaggcatcgttctccgaatctcgagagccagataccacagaccactttttcaaagtgctctgacagagttaaaacatgtgaaactggcagctcccactaccgtgctatgaccaagcagggtaaaggaatagcattactacttgttgttagggagactcctatatatgtcgacctccatccccaacggacaggcagacctgcaaaaatgctcaacccttcatcatatctgagagggcactcccaacgaagcctttcgaaatattcaactttctttccccccgataatacctctgcaaacaagctatactagagcaagaatatctcatatcatcagggttaaaagcaagagtatcccatatcatgctttttccctgtcttttcctttggccttgtttttacctgcaagacaaggagaaagagagcaatcagtcagcacttggaatcaagcttccagccaggaactgactgcctggaaccccttacctgattacttacctggcattgctctcgagtactcatcttcaacatcttatgtttccagggaagattccgcatctgcttgaggaacagatagggcaagtgcgaaggatacaaggaagcatgtggagacaagcgtaacagcacacgtgccgatacatccattactctgtcaaaagcaaaagtatcccatatcagcagggtggaacgtactctagatttgatggacttgttttgaccctcaaattcttcagtcggccttatactttggaggaaaccagaaaaccctccagctcagttcaagaataagcctgtggaaagttacttcttcaaaagcaaaagtatctcatatcatctcttctcatttttcttctctttatccttcatgctgctgcaagatggggagaaggtgaacaatcagtcggagctctgattgcttaccttgtctgtcacctctttcagcagaccccctagctcggcgacttgggggactcctactacatggtttgtatcgcgcttgaccaagcctgaaactacaagtaagcttcaagtgaaattgatacattaccttgtgcatctccaccagttaaagataccacccttggatggaggaagagtacttccagagaagatgccacatctacctatgagacagataaggcaagtcaagacgacaccacactccgatacttagaagtttcgtgattacgagatcattctcccacaatatttcctaatgtcatttgtactaaatcattcacttgtaatcactaaaggagagcttgaacctatgtacttgtgtaaacccttcacaattaatgagaactcttctattccgtggacgtagccaatctgggtgaaccacgtagatcttgtgtttgcttttctatctctatccatttatatacttatccacactaatgaccggagcaatctagcgaagatcacaaaaagcgaccgttttcgctacctaggatctatcttgcaagagaacggagaattagatggagatctcaaccatagaatacgagctggatggaaagagtgcatccggcgtgttgtgtgaccgtcgtaggccactgaagctcaagggaaaattttataggacggcaataaggccagcgatgttgtatggcacagaatgttgggtggtgaagcatcaacacgtacacaaaatgggtgtagcggagatgaggatgcttcatgggatgtgtgggcacacgagaaaggataagattgggaatgaggatatccgaggtaaagtaggagtagccgaaattgtaggaaagatgagagaaaattggctccggtgatttggacatgtgcaaagaaggccgactgacgctccggttcgaagatgtgactacgggacagaggttcagggccgaaggggtagaggaagacctaggaaaactttggaagagactctaagaaaagacttagagtacttggatctaacggaggacatgacacaaaaccgagcgcaatggcgttctaggattcatatagccgaccccacttagtgggaaaaggctttgttgttgttgttgttgttgttgttactttattttttattcaaagaccaaaaataaatatatatctttatgaaaaaaaaaaagtgtgtacGAATACCATTTCTGGATCTACATATTTATGCAAACAGTATCCAAaacccaaatatatatattttcatccTACTATTTTAGTTTCTTAGTTTCtacatgtgtatatatacatacacacacaatcCCTCACTCAAATAtttgttgattttgtttcacTCTATTACATAGAGATCGATGGAAGCCTTATGTCAGGGAGGAGGGATTGTCCAAGCCCTAAACACTCATGTGTACGGAAATGGAACTCAGACGTTAGTTCTTGCTCATGGGTCTGGTTCAGACCGCACAGTTTGGCATTTCCTCATCCCCTTTCTTGCATGCTACTTCAAGGTTGTGGCTTTTAGGTACTCCAACTTCAGTGCTTATGCAGACGACCTAGTCTGCCTTCTTAATCATCTCAATGTCGGTAGGACTGTATATATGGGTCACTCCATGGCTGCCATGGTTGGATGCATCGCTTCTATTCAAAGACCACACCTCTTCCAGCACCTTATCCTGCTAAGTGGCTCTCCCAGGtcataactctctctctctctctcccccaacAAATAAAGGAGCAGTTTTTTAGCAGGATTCGTTTTACTATTGCAAAAACAGGACAATAATAGAACCGTGTATTCACCATGTAAGACCTCTTATATATATACTTCATTGTTTATCCCTTTTTGCTCTCTAATACTAGCGTCCAATATGGTAAATACATGCAGGGCGGATCTTGAGGTTTCGAGGCCCAAGACAAGCCACTAAAAAAGGGCTCTTGAGTTCTTAAACACTTCAATCCGTTGTACATTTATGTaggtttttttaataaataattattaattattattatatcaTGCTCTAGATAATTAACAATCAACAATAAGTTAAAGATTTCAAGAtaataaagaacaataaaaccatattaaataaatttaatagtGCCAATTGGTTCTCTTATATTCTTTCTAGAATCAACATAATAGTAACGAATATTAGAGTCATCcaatatttgaataataaaattattgaaaaacaaaatataaatttatagtTATGGTTACCTCATGTTATAATCTTCAAGACCATATGAGAGTTGATTTACAAATTCAATAGAAAATGAGAGATTgagaatttgaaagaaaaaaaggattgCAAGGGACTTAggttttataactttatatgttGTAGAGGAAAGCAAAATATGGTACATGCTTTTCTTTGTCTTACCCTTCGTGGTCTAACAATCACTTCAAGCAGTGGAAATAAATAACTCCCCACCCCTCCCCCCAATTTGGGGGCCAAGGCAATTGCCTTATTCGGCTGCCATTAGGGCCCCCATGGAGTACATGGTCTCTACAAGAGCCTTATCCTTCGTTTTTGCTACATCGAAATGAAATTCTTGTTAAGAAGGAGCTCGCACGTGCACGCACGCACAATAATTGTAAACTACTGGTTAAGTTTATCTTAAATGAATATAAATGTAATAAATTTAATAAGAAAATAttacttttatatatatatatatatcatactcATCATTTTCCTTGTTCAATTAAATTCTTTGTATTAACCATATATTCTACTCAAAGAAGTCTAAGTTTCTCTTCGTGTCATATGTCATGTAAATAATACCACATCTCGTCGAGACCCGGCACTTCCTTTTACGTTTATTTTGCTTGTAGGTACCTCAACACCACAGGATACAACGGAGGCCTCACCAGACCACAACTGGATGCACTCTTCAGTCAAATAGAAAACAATTTCACAAGTTGGGTTTCAAGTTCTGCACCAACAGCAATAGGTGTAAACGACACAAGTGCGATCACCGAGTTCGAAAACAGTTTGGGAAGAGTGAAGCCCAGGATTGCTGTCAATGTAGCTAgagttgtgtttctaagtgacTACAGAAGACTTCTGCATCAAGTCATTGTTCCTTGTAGCATAATCCAGTCCAGGAAAGATTTTATCGTTCCGAAATCGGTTGCATTTTACATGAAGAAACAGCTTGGTGGTCCTGCAAAAGTCAAGATCCTAAACACAGAAGGCCATATTCCTCAGTTGACAGCTTACCCTTTGCTCTTGAAAGTTCTCAAAAAACAACTTCACATCaaatagatagatagatagatatatGTATAGGTGATTTtgtataaaatcaataaaatgttacaatatatcaacaatatttatgttaatGATAAATAGGACAATCATGTTTTGTAATACTTAAATGcatgtaaaataaataaaatttataaatctaCCACTATAGCTGGCACCCACTTCAACTGACACtcatttctcatattttttatattttgaaataaGTCAATACAGATCAGACACTGTACGCAGTGTCTATTTCCTGATTCTGTTTTTTACATTTGAATTCAGACACTACATTGTAGTGTTCATTCACtggtttcatttttttctatCACTTACACGCCTCCTACATGTTCTTTTTTACATTTAGATTCAGAAACTGCAATGCAATGTTCATTTCCTAATTCTGTTTTTTACTTTTCGATTCAGACACTGCGTTGTTGTGTCCTTTTTCTGATTcttacatttggattcagacactgTAATGCAGTGTCCATTTCTTGgctttgttttttatatttgaattcaaacactataatgcagTGTCTATTTTCTGGCTctattttttacatttggattcagacacCTGTAATGCAGTGTCCGTTTCCTAGTTTCGTCTCCTTGAGTTATGCAGACTCTTCTATGtaaacaaagagagagagagagagagagagagagagatggaaaatGGTAGAAGAGTCAAGTTCTAACTATTTATAATGACTTAAAGCCTTTATGATATTCAtaaagggagaaagagagaatgaTATTTAGAAGAATCAAGTTCTAACTATTTATAATGATTTAAGGCTCATACGACATCAATCATTGACCTATtgcctaattaataaaaatatatcatcgattaagtccaaaacaaaaatatgccATTGATATATGGctaaatagtaaaaaaaaattattgatttTTAGCTAAATTAtcttatatattatttattcttgctgaccctaaaaactaccaagcctacgtggcacgcattgcgagtaattaataagttaactacgtcattcggttgtatgcgggcgtgccaactcgtcggccgaggagttttgttgatgttgtgttgggTGCACggctgacttctgaatctcgcgactgcggccaaggaaggaacacgtctcggccttcgggttctagagcctaaaaACAAGGAtgctagttctacgaagttcaatatcaaattcagctttcaatgtaccgaatgtagtaacttgtaacacctcacttcgccgagaatgctgatgagaaaacctctgccaataagaattcgaaaatccttctcgaccgagacttggatagatagcCAGTCAACCTtgtcgcagtgctgtttatccaaactgaaggtattTCGCGGTCGGCTAACTCTACGACAAcagtgatgtttatccaaactgaagatgttcgccggttgccttcacagtgctgtttatccaaattgaagatgtgttggcgaaaaataaaataaaaaaaatctcaagatgtttgagaggtttcgcgtagagcaagGGTTTGCAcaaggcagtttgtgtgttgaattgaagaTCCTTTTTTCCGTTGCCATTGCATCTGTATTTATAGGACTGACGTACTTGCTTGGCACGACTAGATAATCGTGTACAGTCCCTTTGCAATTCAAACTCTGTAGAACATCACTTCAGAACTGGTGTCTAATCATCTTAGCTGTCAAATATCTCTAAGTTATGATAAAGGCTATCTCCTAATTTcccttaaaaatatatatatttccgCATACGTGACCTAAATAAAAGCATCCTATTCCAACTGAAACTTCTCTTTTTCCACCATGTTAGTCCAGGTGCAACTGTGCATGCATACTAAATTGCATTTTATCTGCAACACAACCTGCTCACTTTAAGAGACCATTCTCTATCAAAACCCATCTGACAAAATCTCAGGATCCTTTATGATTATCCATGACTTTTCAAAAAACAACACCTAGGCTTATCACATCACCAGGCCTATCACCCGAAACCATCATCTTTATTGTTGCATTAACCcgcgcatgcattcatccatcCTTGCATGCATCATTACCGTTCGTATTCCAATATCCCAAATGGTTAAATCAATGGGGATTTAGACAAATATTaggtttaaataatttaatatattactaaGAGATAATATCATGACTAAAATCACAACATTATTTCtcaataataattgaaaatcatTTGAACCACCCTATCATTTAACGGCACTTGATTACTCAGGCAGATaatgtaaaatcgggtccaaacaattTTGTATTTGGTTAAAGCTTGGGGACTACTCTAAAgtaaattattttgttgtttttctatGGGACTGCCGATTTTATTGTAATTTGCTGCTTTACCAGATACCATATTTGCACTCTTTCACAAGTCgtaaatggataaaaaaatattagctACAACAGGGGTGTAGACTGAATCTCATAATTTGGATCTGAAATCAACAATCCAGGCTGGGTACCCATTCATCATTTTTTTGGATCCGCTCCACCCCGCCCTGCGAGTCCAAGGCCCGTGTTgccttttaatttcttttaattacAAATGCAATGTTTATGCATTTCAAAGGGGTCAGCTCGGCGGTTTTGGCGGAGACTATGGCTGCCCGAGCAGCAGTTCTTTTTGCTCGTAATCTGGGAGTCATGCAGGGGATGCACTAGTGGTCATCTATGCTTTGCAAATGGACACGGCAGCTCTAGGCAATGGTCAGTTTGGGAATATTTTGCAGGATGCCAGTCAAATGTTAAATCTTTTCTGAATTGGAAGGCCACGTTTGGTCGACATGAGACAAACAAGGTTGCACATCGGCTCGCAAGATTGGGCTTAACGCTGGATGCTCAAGTTTCATGGTTTGAAGAACCTCCTGATGTAATCTTTGATTTGCTTTTAGAGGATAGTATTACTACTTAATTTAGAGGTGCGGACGCTCTTTTTCTCTTGAACCGGGTTGAAAGCCCCAGCAAGGTTTTTATTGAGGCTCATTGTAAGCATCCTATCCTCGTTGCTTGTACGGTTCCTTTCTCATATATGGAATATTgtatttcttcaaaaaaaattcattttctttcattacaaatgcaaagaaaataaatatgaatttttattttatgtttaaaatttgacatattaacTGGAGAGCAAAACTTTAACAAATATCTAAGTGTCACATAAgctgtcaaatttaaatttttttgtttaaaatttgacatctccttcaaatattgaatcttcccaaaaacaaaaggggGCAAAAAGAACTGAAATATTCACTAGAAAACTATACTCAACTGGAGAATTCTATTAACTTACAACTCTCAAGGGGTACAAATGAGATCAAAACTCCGCAGGCCGCTGGAAAAATGATAAATTTCAGTTTCAGGGTAACAAGAAACAAAGCACCAAACTTTCCTACGTAAATTTTACCTAGTTGTCAGTTGTTTCTAACAACCATGGACAATTGACCACACCTTCAAATCTCTCAATCCTTCATCTATCACGACCTTTCTCCGTCTTTATAGTGGCACCCTTCTACATCCTGCCATGTCAACCTCCTCGTAGAGCTGAAAACAACGTTGCAAATGGGGCGCATCATATTGTCGTGACGGTGGTAAATTCGCCATCACCTCACCTCTCTTGTACAAGGCCAACAGCCAATTTGGGTAGCTATCTGAAGATTCTGAACCAGGAATCAAGCTACTGTATTCTCCACATACTCCATTGCCTTCCGTTTCACAGACTCGATCTTCTCTTCATCACCACGAGACTTCTCATAAGCCAGATACTTTTTGAATAAGAACTGCTGATTGAGAAATGAAACACCTGTATAAGCTCTAACAGAAAAGACAAAGGGAAACATTCTCAGTTGAAGGGGAATATAATTATACATACCTTCATCTTTTTTGCTGGGAGGCTCAAACTAGTTGCTCTCTCAAATAGTGCATGAATCAGATCGCTATTTCCAAGTCGAATTTCCTGCCACGGTGATACAAAAAGAGTGTCAATTACTGCCTTGAATTTGACACAACGaaagaaataatatttaaatgCTAGAAAACACGCATTTACTTGATCAAGATAGACGCTCCACAAGTCTGTTCTCTTAGGGTTATTCCGCAAAATATTCTCAAACATAGATCGCCCTCGCTCGGGTTCTCCACATTTAAACTCAAGGATGGCTGTCTGGGAATTGAATTTGATAAGCTTATGCTTAGGAAGGACTTTCTCAGCACGACTGATAACATCCTGAATCCCATCCTGCTGTTACGTTAAGAGCAGCTTTACCCGCCTTAGCCAAACCTAAAAGTCCATTCAATATAGTATTTATACATCAAAAGAGCCTTTTAAAAGACACGCGCATGCCGGGATAGGAGAACAAAAATGTAGGAAACCACTACCTTGCAGGATGTCTTGAACTTCTTTGTCATTTTATTTAGTAGCTCCTCAGCCAACCTGTGTTGCTCAGTCCTTTCATAGAGTCCTAAAAGTGCTAAATGAACCATTCTGGAGTCATTACACTGTACCGCTCTTTGAAATACTTTCCTTACAGCTTCCTGCAAAGAAATAAAGCAAAAACCAGGTAAAAGGACTTCATATCAACATAAGAAAGACGAGGACAGCTTTCACTATTTTATTACCTCTGGAGGACTTCCGTATTTGTTTTCCAAATTAAAATAAGCCACCCAAACATTGAGCTTCTCCTTCTCTGTCTCTTTATCCAACTTTATTGTTGCCAAAGCCCTTCACAGAGAAAAGATAATCAGTCGAGCTTATTTATGTAAACATGGGTTATCAGAAGAAGCACATATATACACGCAGAGTCGCAGACACACACATTAGAGAACAAAGGGCAACAGTTATAAGCACCAAATAGGAACTTTTGATTCAGTTTTAAGAGAATCTACAATGGGCTCCCTAAATGAGATCCTAGTTAAAATTTAGGGAGGATTTGGAAAAATTCATCCCGTCACTCCCTATCCACCTCCTAAAATAAGGATTCTACTTGGAGCTCCTAAATCTAGGGAGGGACTCGGGAGAAAGGAGCTCCTAAGGCTCCTAGCACTAATTAGTGATAACTA includes the following:
- the LOC126600898 gene encoding probable strigolactone esterase DAD2, which encodes MEALCQGGGIVQALNTHVYGNGTQTLVLAHGSGSDRTVWHFLIPFLACYFKVVAFRYSNFSAYADDLVCLLNHLNVGRTVYMGHSMAAMVGCIASIQRPHLFQHLILLSGSPRYLNTTGYNGGLTRPQLDALFSQIENNFTSWVSSSAPTAIGVNDTSAITEFENSLGRVKPRIAVNVARVVFLSDYRRLLHQVIVPCSIIQSRKDFIVPKSVAFYMKKQLGGPAKVKILNTEGHIPQLTAYPLLLKVLKKQLHIK